From one Melospiza melodia melodia isolate bMelMel2 chromosome 4, bMelMel2.pri, whole genome shotgun sequence genomic stretch:
- the PVALB gene encoding parvalbumin alpha, producing MAMTDLLSAEDIKKAVGAFSAAESFNYKKFFEMVGLKKKSPEDVKKVFHILDKDQSGFIEEEELKFVLKGFTPEGRDLSDKETKALLAAGDKDGDGKIGADEFATMVAES from the exons ATGGCTATGACTGACTTGCTCAGCGCTGAGGATATCaagaaggctgtgggagcctTTTCAG CGGCTGAATCTTTTAACTACAAAAAGTTTTTCGAGATGGTAGGATTGAAAAAGAAGAGCCCAGAAGATGTGAAGAAGGTTTTCCATATTCTTGATAAAGATCAGAGCGGCTTCATTGAAGAGGAAGAATTGAA GTTTGTCCTGAAGGGCTTTACCCCAGAAGGAAGAGACCTATCAGACAAAGAAACGAAGGCTCTTCTGGCTGCTGGAGATAAGGACGGTGATGGTAAAATTGGCGCTGATG aattTGCAACTATGGTGGCTGAATCATAA